Below is a genomic region from Syngnathus acus chromosome 20, fSynAcu1.2, whole genome shotgun sequence.
acagatggATTGTTGTGTGTGTCCAGTTTGCTCCTGGGGTGCAAGTGGGTGACGGTCTGGGCATGGACCTGAAATTATCCAACCAGGTGTTCAACTCCCTGAAGCAGCACTGCGTTAGCGAGCAGCGCCGGAGCGCCAAACTGCACGAAAAGAAAGAACACTCCACGGCCGTGAGTCCCCCGCCACAAACCGGCCACCGTTTGTGTTGCGTCTGAACGGCTCCGCCTCACGGTTCAGGAGCAAGCGGTGGATCCCCGCACTCGTCTGCTGATGTACAAGATGGTCAACGCCGGCGTGTTGGAGAGCATCAACGGCTGCATCAGCACCGGGAAGGAGTCGGTGGTCTTCCACGCCAACGGAGGAAGGTGAGACGCCTTTGCGTGCACTCCCGCCTCGTACATGTTGAACATTTGTGCGCGTTTGTGCGTGCGTAGCCTGGAGGAGCAGCCTGTCCCGGACGAGGTGGTCCTGAAGGTGTTCAAGACCACCTTGAACGAGTTCAAGAACAGAGACCGTTACATCAAAGACGACTACCGCTTCATCGACCGCTTCACCAAACTCAACCCTCGCAAGATTATTCGCTTGTGGGCCGAGAAGGAGATGCACAACCTCAGCAGGTCGTTTCCTATTACCGATATCAAAGTGTTCAGACAATTTAACATATCAAATTTAGCATCTCAAAAAAGTCTTCCTTAATCAGTCTAAAGTCGAGTAGCACAAAACGGCCACCGGGGGCAGCCTTTTTGAATAAGCGTTTTCATGTATCCCATGTACAGTCGTGACAAACACTCTCAAATTGCAAGTTCCATAACCAtgtgaaaacatgtttttctcatATTCTTGCGTTTTTTGTAAGTATTGAAAATggtttttcccccctcatattcttgtgttttttgtaagtactgattgattatttttttaaatgtgaggaataatacacaaaacacatgaatTTTGGTTTGCCAGGATGAGGAAAGCAGAGATTCCTTGTCCGGACGTGGTGGTGTTGCGCAAACATATCCTGGTGATGTCATTCATTGGACAAGATCACGTCCCTGCGCCCAAGCTCAAGGATGTGATGTTAAGCTCTGACGACATGAAGAAGGCCTTCCACCAGGTCTTAGAAGTATGTatccatgcacacacactaacaTACATGTGGACACACACTCTTCTAATGTTGAGGCTTGTGTGTGTAGATGATGCAGAAGCTGTATAAGGAGTGTCATCTGATCCATGCTGACCTCAGCGAGTACAACATGTTGTGGCATCAAGGAAAGGTAACTTTGGTTTTCTTccctttgtccttttttttcccccatatttcaattttgtctattttttctTAGTTATCTTGTTAatgttgtcttttatttttcttccctttctcCCTAAACCTTTGCCATGTTTGTTGCAGGTGTGGTTGATCGACGTCAGTCAGTCGGTGGAGCCCACGCACCCTCACGGCCTGGAGTTCCTCTTCCGAGACTGCAGGAATGTTTCCACGGTAACAATACACATGCACTATTGTTTctgtgtgacacacacacacgtgactttttttgtacGCGCGTTTGTGTAGTTCTTCCAGAAGCGAGGAGTGAGCGAGGCGCTCAGCATCTTCGAGCTTTTCAACGCCGTGTCAGGACTCGACATTCCCATTGGTGCGGAGAATGAGGCAGAGTTTGTTGCTGAGGTAACTTGCACCCATTTTCACGCACTCTCGCAATTCTCTGtgagaaaatgtgaaaaaaagtaTCTAATGTGAGGGTATTTTTAAGTTAAGTTCTTTTGTTAGTTGAATTACATGTGATGGCACGTGTGGGTAGACTGTACTTAAATATGGCGTGGTCCTGCTTTGCTGTGTTTCAGATCGTAGCATTGGAGAAGAGGAATGAGGACCACGTGCAGCGGCGAGGAAAGAAAACGTTTGCTCTGGCGTCCACAGATgacgaagaggaggaagaaaaacaagaggcCGACCCTCCTTTACGGACGGACGTGGACGACTAGTTCAGTGTTCGTCCGTTAAATGGCCCTTGCGGGTCCCCCTCGCTTCTTCTCGCCGCCACAATGACGACGATGTGAGAGAAAAATGGCTCCGCCCACAGACGGCCCCCACCGCACCTTTGTCTGGATGCTGCTTATTTTGACACCCTGCGCTGAGGAAGCTTATCTTGTCTTCACACTTGGTTGTGTGATGTGCATTTGGGGGctgctgtgtgttttgtttgagggtgaggatgatgaggatgaagacAAAGTGTGTATGGAAGAGATACACACAGAGTTGTTGTCTGTGGGACGAATGAAATTAGTGCTCGTTTCATTTGTCACTCCTGTCTTTGGTTATCACTTTTACTGGCAGGCATGCCAACTTCTTGCCTTGTCctcaaaaatgaaacattaaagGATGAACACAAATTAAATCAGAATAGCACCCAGTCTGTGGTACATTCTCACCCAAAAACCTTTATACGTCATttgtttacagaaaaaaagccttactatacatTTTTCCTACATAAAAAAACTTACTATTaattttttatgaaaaaagCCTTAATGTagatggtcattttttttaaaaagaaaacaagcctAATTAAACAATTATAGGgtttaaaagtacaattttAATATTGGATTAAGGTTTCTTAGTAGCGTTATGACCTCAGGGTGGGCCTTCAGTGTCGACTTGCAGTGGGCAGCAGCACCAATACAAAGTTGGACAATGCTTACGAAACCTTTGAGTCGTTTATTTCTCACACATTTAGAAAATGAAGCACACTATACAAACGTCCTGCGCGAGAGAAGCTGGAACATGCAGAAACCTTTGGATATGGCTCTCGGATTGGCTGAATGCTTGCCATGAGAACGAGGCATTCTTCCTCTTAAACTCTGGGCCTATTTACAACGTGCgcaggtggtggtgggggggcttgggggggggtcatgtGTTTAGTTCCTTCATGACAGGCAGGAGAGCCCAGAGTTCAGCCTCCAGTCGGCAGGCAGATGCTCAGCAGCTCTGGTGTGGcacacgcacgtacgcacGCGCAACGATTCGCCACACATCATGAGCCAAACTTTGTTACtcacagaagaaaaacaagaacacacaaaaaataaaactgaggCAATGTgagggggtgtgtgtgtgttgggggagTCTCATGCCAAGTAGCTGTACGTGTCCTTCTCGCCGTCCACTCGCTCCAAGTACTCCTTCTCGATCAGGATGTCGATACATTTCTGTCCACAAGGGGGAGACGGCTGTCAGCGCTTTGCATATTTACCACTGGCAGGAAGCCATGTAGGCATCGGGCACCTTGATGACGGGCACGCGAGGTTTGAAGCGAGATGACAGCTGGTTGAGGACCTCGGCCAGCAGCTGCTGATGCTTCAACACCTTGCGCATCTTCATGATACGCACAATGGCAGCCtaacatgcacaaacacacacaatttgattGCAAAagctgaaacacacacatacacacaagcaaacacacaccaaaataaaaaaactttttagggttagtgtgtgagtgagtgagtgagtgagtgagtgagtgagtgagtgagtgagtgagtgagtgagtgagtgagtgagtgagttagtgagtgagagaaagagagcgagtATGACTgaacgagagagagcgagcgagagaccTGAATGAGGAGCTTGCGGTCCTCTTCGATGTTCTTGTGCGTGGTCTCCTGCTCTTGCTTCTGCTCCGTCTTCATGGGTACGTTGATGTTGACACGCAACT
It encodes:
- the riok3 gene encoding serine/threonine-protein kinase RIO3 gives rise to the protein MDQSGVTAHKPKSPWGMTATVPAVSGSSLADVMSEQLARQLEEENHNFGCLTDSSGVWLSDDSAETTSDLMLAQMLQMQYDREFDDQLRREERKFNGGSKVSISFENYRKVHPYEDSDSSEDEVDWQDTRDDPYRAAKPQTAPRRGFAGKGKNITTKHDAVMCGRKNTARMDNFAPGVQVGDGLGMDLKLSNQVFNSLKQHCVSEQRRSAKLHEKKEHSTAEQAVDPRTRLLMYKMVNAGVLESINGCISTGKESVVFHANGGSLEEQPVPDEVVLKVFKTTLNEFKNRDRYIKDDYRFIDRFTKLNPRKIIRLWAEKEMHNLSRMRKAEIPCPDVVVLRKHILVMSFIGQDHVPAPKLKDVMLSSDDMKKAFHQVLEMMQKLYKECHLIHADLSEYNMLWHQGKVWLIDVSQSVEPTHPHGLEFLFRDCRNVSTFFQKRGVSEALSIFELFNAVSGLDIPIGAENEAEFVAEIVALEKRNEDHVQRRGKKTFALASTDDEEEEEKQEADPPLRTDVDD